A single Vigna radiata var. radiata cultivar VC1973A chromosome 8, Vradiata_ver6, whole genome shotgun sequence DNA region contains:
- the LOC106770070 gene encoding putative disease resistance protein RGA3, whose product MVDVANHLVYELWSRSFLSDYLDLGGDSTFTLHDLVYDLAVHIAKGEFERIDLRNKKNSENAQHLVFEENNLLAQAFPHTGLRSVYLPLGMNNEAFLIRLVSRCKYLRILELCSSEFESLPYFIGKLKHLRHLNLQFNKKLRRLPDSVCELQNLQTLNIFGCMELQKLPKGMRNLVSLRNLFITTKQVDFPEKDIAVLTSLEVLNISDSHNLESLFNGIQLSTLKKLVLNRCESLNLVAFHAIRNINVLSICKCDKMELSMGIGSEIPDSRLKLVIFQDLPQLVTLPQWIQGSANFLQSLFIIGCINLKELPGWLPTLVYLKLLSICNCPNLLSLPDNIHQLTNLENIEMSGCPELWKRFKPGVGQDWYKISHINIVYNVQEEEDEEEDEEKDDEE is encoded by the coding sequence ATGGTGGATGTTGCCAATCATCTTGTGTATGAGCTATGGTcaagatcttttctttcagattATCTTGACTTGGGGGGCGATTCCACATTTACATTACATGATTTGGTGTATGATCTTGCAGTTCATATTGCAAAAGGTGAGTTTGAAAGAATAGATCTccgcaataaaaaaaattctgagAATGCCCAACATTTAGtctttgaagaaaataatttgcTTGCTCAAGCTTTTCCTCACACAGGTTTAAGAAGTGTGTATCTTCCCTTGGGAATGAACAATGAAGCTTTCTTGATTAGATTGGTGTCAAGATGTAAATACTTGAGGATTTTAGAATTATGTTCATCTGAATTCGAGAGTTTGCCTTACTTTATTGGAAAGTTGAAACATTTAAGACATCTTAATCTCCAGTTTAATAAAAAGCTCAGGAGACTCCCTGATTCAGTCTGCGAActtcaaaatttacaaactttGAATATCTTTGGATGTATGGAGCTACAAAAACTACCCAAAGGAATGAGAAATCTAGTCAGCCTTCGGAATCTTTTTATAACCACCAAACAAGTTGATTTTCCAGAGAAAGACATTGCAGTGTTGACTTCTTTAgaagttttaaatattagtgATTCTCATAATTTGGAGTCATTGTTCAATGGTATACAACTATCCACCCTTAAAAAGTTAGTCTTAAATAGATGTGAAAGTCTAAATTTGGTTGCGTTTCACGCCAttagaaatataaatgttttgtCTATTTGTAAGTGCGACAAGATGGAATTGTCAATGGGCATTGGAAGTGAAATCCCCGATTCAAGGTTAAAGCTTGTTATTTTTCAAGACTTGCCGCAACTGGTCACGTTGCCTCAGTGGATTCAAGGATCTGCAAACTTTTTACAAAGCTTATTTATTATAGGTTGCATCAATCTTAAGGAGCTTCCCGGTTGGCTACCAACTCTAGTTTATCTCAAACTTCTTTCTATTTGCAATTGTCCAAATCTATTGTCACTGCCTGACAACATCCATCAGCTAACAAATCTTGAAAATATAGAAATGAGTGGTTGTCCTGAATTATGGAAAAGATTCAAACCAGGAGTTGGACAAGATTGGTACAAGATATCACACATCAACATTGTTTACAatgttcaagaagaagaagatgaagaagaagatgaagagaaagACGACGAAGAATAA
- the LOC106769976 gene encoding disease resistance protein RGA2-like, protein MAESLIVAVAESLITKLASRVVEQASLALGVHQELQQMKKTMALVKAFLLDAEQKKQQNNALSEWLRQIRQVFAHAEDIVDNFECEVLRKHVVSSHGSFCRKVCRLFSTSNPVVYRYRMGREIKGIKKQLEKVATDGHMFGLQSSDKDTKVLHAREMTHSHVNVSNVVGREHDKQKIIELLLQDDHHDRSLSVISIVGFGGLGKTTLAKVVFNDTAIEECFTLKMWVCVSNDFELRNVLMKILNSAPNPTNEKFKNLDTDQLQIRLRSCLQREKFLLVLDDVWNEDRVKWDELKEIIEMVGNKGSKILVTTRSHSINAMMRTKSSNSYILKGLSEEDSMSLFVKSAFDDGEGKNHPELMEIGRQIVRKCGGIPLAVRTLGSSLFSRVDRKEWENIRDNEIWNLKQNENDILPALELSYDQLPSHLKRCFACFSLTSKDFDVSSSYVALLWEALGFLSAPKQNETTHDVANEYLRELWSRSFLTDFLDMGSTCRFKLHDLVRDLAVYVAKGEFQILYPHSTSISEHAQHLSFIENDMLGQDLVPIGARTIIFPMEATNDAFLNTLVSRCKYLRVLDLSYSEYESLPSCIGKLKHLRYLNLSGNKKLKGLPNSVCKLQNLQTLDLRGCIKLQKLPKGIRKLISLRRLLVTTRQPDFPDKEISKLASMETVELYSCDNLESLFQAIQPRSLKFLHLSGCGGLKSLSFHVITNLESLVIFKCSKMELSMGLSNLNSIPDSRLKLLVLQSLPQLVTLPQWLQGSVNTLHSLLLVDCNNLEELPEWLSTLNCLKLLIIEHCPKLISLPDTTHRLRNLEHLEINDCPELCKRCQPGVGLDWHKISHIKQVIIGEPEE, encoded by the coding sequence ATGGCCGAATCACTCATTGTCGCGGTTGCAGAATCACTTATAACGAAGCTCGCTTCTCGAGTTGTCGAACAAGCTTCTTTGGCGTTGGGTGTGCACCAAGAGCTACAGCAGATGAAAAAGACCATGGCACTGGTCAAAGCATTTCTGTTAGACGCTGAGCAAAAGAAGCAGCAGAACAATGCTCTGAGTGAGTGGCTAAGACAGATCAGGCAGGTGTTCGCCCACGCGGAAGACATCGTCGACAACTTTGAATGCGAAGTGTTGCGGAAGCACGTTGTCAGCTCTCACGGCAGCTTCTGCAGGAAGGTATGTCGTTTGTTTTCAACTAGTAATCCTGTGGTTTACCGTTACAGAATGGGGCGTGAGATAAAAGGCATCAAGAAGCAGTTAGAGAAGGTTGCAACTGATGGCCACATGTTTGGTCTTCAAAGCAGTGACAAGGATACAAAGGTTTTGCATGCGAGGGAAATGACTCATTCACATGTAAATGTCTCAAATGTGGTAGGGAGAGAACATGATAAGCAGAAGATAATAGAGCTTTTGCTGCAAGATGATCATCATGACAGAAGTCTCTCAGTGATTTCAATTGTGGGATTTGGAGGCTTGGGAAAGACCACTCTCGCAAAGGTAGTGTTCAATGACACTGCTATTGAGGAATGTTTCACTTTGAAGATGTGGGTGTGTGTCTCTAATGATTTCGAACTTAGGAATGTTCTTATGAAAATCCTAAACTCTGCTCCTAACCCCACCAATGAGAAGTTCAAAAATTTAGACACGGATCAACTTCAAATTCGTTTGAGAAGTTGCCTTCAACGTGAGAAGTTCTTGCTCGTCTTAGACGATGTCTGGAACGAGGATCGTGTTAAATGGGATGAGTTGAAGGAAATCATAGAGATGGTAGGTAACAAAGGAAGTAAAATCTTGGTGACTACTCGTAGTCACTCAATTAATGCCATGATGCGCACTAAATCCTCTAACTCTTACATTCTAAAAGGCCTTTCTGAGGAGGATTCCATGTCTCTGTTTGTCAAATCTGCTTTTGATGATGGAGAAGGGAAAAACCATCCAGAGCTAATGGAGATTGGGAGACAAATTGTGAGAAAATGTGGAGGAATACCATTGGCGGTGAGAACCTTAGGAAGCTCACTGTTCTCAAGGGTGGATCGAAAAGAGTGGGAGAATATAAGAGACAATGAAATTTGGaacttaaaacaaaatgaaaatgatattttgccTGCTCTTGAGTTAAGTTATGATCAACTACCTTCGCATTTGAAACGATGTTTTGCTTGCTTCTCTCTTACCTCGAAGGACTTTGATGTTTCAAGTTCTTACGTTGCTCTGCTGTGGGAGGCACTTGGTTTTCTTTCCGCACCAAAGCAAAATGAAACAACACATGATGTTGCTAATGAATATCTGCGTGAGCTATGGTCAAGATCTTTTCTCACAGATTTTCTTGACATGGGGAGCACATGCAGATTTAAATTACATGATTTAGTCCGTGATCTTGCAGTGTACGTAGCCAAAGGTGAGTTTCAAATATTGTATCCCCACAGTACAAGTATATCTGAGCATGCCCAACACTTGTCATTCATTGAAAATGATATGCTTGGCCAAGATCTCGTTCCCATAGGTGCAAGAACTATAATTTTTCCCATGGAAGCTACTAATGATGCTTTCTTGAATACGTTGGTATCCAGGTGCAAATACCTTAGAGTTCTAGACTTGAGTTATTCTGAATACGAGAGTTTGCCTAGCTGCATTGGAAAGTTGAAACATTTAAGATATCTCAATCTTTCAGGTAATAAAAAACTTAAGGGACTCCCAAATTCCGTATGCAAACTCCAAAATTTGCAAACTTTGGACCTAAGAGGTTGCATAAAGCTGCAAAAACTGCCCAAAGGAATAAGAAAGTTAATCAGCCTTCGTCGGCTGCTTGTAACCACTAGGCAACCAGATTTTCCAGACAAAGAGATTTCAAAATTGGCTTCTATGGAAACAGTAGAACTCTATTCTTGTGATAATTTGGAGTCATTGTTCCAAGCTATACAACCTAGAAGTCTGAAGTTTTTGCATCTTTCTGGTTGTGGGGGTTTAAAGTCTCTGTCCTTTCATGTCATTACAAATTTAGAGAGTTTGGTTATCTTCAAATGCAGTAAGATGGAATTGTCAATGGGCCTTAGCAACCTTAATTCCATTCCTGATTCAAGGTTAAAATTACTTGTTCTTCAAAGTTTGCCACAGTTGGTCACTTTGCCTCAGTGGTTGCAAGGATCTGTGAACACACTGCATTCCTTGTTACTTGTTGACTGCAACAATCTTGAGGAGCTTCCTGAGTGGCTGTCAACTTTGAACTGTCTCAAACTACTTATAATTGAACATTGTCCAAAGCTGATCTCACTCCCTGATACCACGCATCGCCTCCGAAACCTTGAACATTTGGAAATCAATGATTGTCCTGAATTATGCAAAAGATGTCAGCCAGGAGTTGGACTGGATTGGCACAAAATATCCCACATCAAACAAGTTATCATTGGTGAACCAGAAGAGTAG
- the LOC111242247 gene encoding probable ATP-dependent RNA helicase ddx56, with translation MAESLLFSFAESVLGKLATAAVQEASLALGVHSELQQMKENMAIIKGVLLDAEKKTTQSSGLSQWLRQVKRVFSDAEDIVDDFECETLRKHVVNTYGSFSRKLEMTGCPELWKKFKPEVGSDWDKISFIKDVYNNEEEEEDEEDEEEEDEEEDEEDEDSAKDGKEDDEEEYSHNNTIKS, from the exons ATGGCCGAGTCACTTCTTTTCAGCTTCGCGGAATCAGTGTTAGGGAAGCTTGCTACTGCTGCCGTTCAAGAAGCTTCTTTGGCGCTTGGTGTGCATAGCGAGCTACAACAGATGAAAGAGAATATGGCAATCATCAAAGGTGTTCTCTTAGATGCTGAGAAGAAGACTACGCAGAGCAGTGGGTTGAGCCAATGGCTGAGACAAGTCAAGCGCGTGTTTTCTGATGCTGAAGACATAGTCGATGATTTCGAGTGCGAAACGTTACGGAAACATGTTGTCAACACCTATGGTAGCTTCTCAAGGAAG TTAGAAATGACTGGTTGTCCTGAATTATGGAAAAAATTTAAGCCAGAAGTTGGATCGGATTGGGATAAGATATCATTCATCAAAGATGTTTacaataatgaagaagaagaagaagatgaagaagacgaagaagaagaagatgaagaagaagatgaagaagatgaagactcagcaAAAGATGGAAAAGAAGACGATGAAGAAGAATATTCTCATAATAACACAATCAAAAGTTGA
- the LOC106770069 gene encoding putative disease resistance protein RGA1, with amino-acid sequence MAESLLFSFAESLIGKLATAAVQEASLAFGVHSQLQQMKATMDLIKGVLLDAELKNLQSSALSRWLRQVKRVFSDAEDIVDDFECEALRKYVVNTYGSCSRKVRRFFSSSNPVVYRLRMTHHIQDINTRLAKLAVDRNMFGLQIIDHDTRVVHVREMTHSHVNPSNVKGREHDKNEIVKLLVQDGDYQSLSVISIAGMGGLGKTTLAKLVFNDKNIDECFQLKMWVCVSNDFELRNVLIKILNSAPNLTQENFNNFETEQLQIRLRSTLEGKKFLLVLDDVWNEDPTRWHELKEIIDVDVEGSKVLVTTRSHAATAIMRTKPSNLYLLQCLSEEDSLSLFVKYAFDDGEEKKHPELLEIGKEIVEKCGGLPLVVKTVGSSLFSRFDKKEWESIRDMRFGI; translated from the coding sequence ATGGCCGAATCACTTCTTTTCAGCTTCGCAGAATCGCTCATAGGAAAGCTTGCCACTGCTGCCGTCCAAGAAGCTTCTTTGGCGTTTGGTGTACATAGCCAGCTACAGCAAATGAAAGCAACTATGGATCTCATCAAAGGTGTTCTGTTAGATGCTGAGCTGAAGAATCTGCAGAGCAGTGCGCTGAGCAGATGGCTAAGACAGGTTAAGCGGGTGTTTTCTGATGCTGAAGACATAGTCGATGATTTTGAGTGTGAAGCCTTGCGGAAATATGTTGTCAACACATATGGAAGCTGCTCAAGAAAGGTACGCCGTTTTTTCTCATCAAGTAATCCTGTTGTTTATCGTCTTAGAATGACACATCACATTCAAGACATCAACACCAGGTTGGCCAAACTTGCAGTTGATAGGAACATGTTTGGCCTTCAAATCATTGACCATGATACACGTGTTGTTCACGTGAGGGAAATGACTCATTCTCATGTAAATCCTTCCAATGTTAAAGGAAGGGAACATGATAAGAATGAAATAGTAAAACTTTTGGTGCAAGATGGTGATTATCAAAGTCTTTCTGTTATTTCCATTGCGGGAATGGGAGGCTTGGGAAAAACCACACTTGCTAAGTTGGTCTTCAATGACAAGAACATTGATGAATGTTTTCAGTTGAAGATGTGGGTATGTGTTTCTAATGATTTTGAACTTAGGAATGTGCTCATTAAAATCCTGAATTCTGCTCCAAATCTGACtcaagaaaacttcaataaCTTTGAGACGGAACAACTTCAAATTCGTTTGAGAAGTACACTTGAAGGTAAGAAGTTCTTGCTTGTGTTAGATGACGTGTGGAACGAGGATCCTACACGATGGCATGAGTTGAAGGAAATAATAGATGTGGATGTTGAAGGGAGTAAAGTCCTAGTGACCACTCGTAGCCATGCAGCAACTGCCATAATGCGCACTAAACCATCAAATCTGTACCTTCTTCAATGTCTCTCTGAAGAGGATTCTCTTTCTCTATTTGTGAAATATGCTTTTGAtgatggagaagaaaaaaagcatCCAGAACTATTGGAGATTGGAAAAGAAATAGTGGAAAAATGTGGTGGGTTACCTTTAGTAGTGAAAACTGTTGGGAGTTCATTGTTCTCAAGGTTTGACAAGAAAGAGTGGGAGTCTATAAGAGACATGAGATTtggaatttaa
- the LOC106770072 gene encoding putative disease resistance protein RGA3 encodes MIHQPTILVTNVPIAFFSPMAESLLFSYGESILGRLANAAIEEASLALGVHSELQQMKETMTLIRSVLLDAQQKTPHSSALIEWLRQVNCVFCDAEDIIDDFERESLQKNVVNTSGSFSSKVRRFFSSSNPVVYRLRMTHRIQDINTRLAKFAADRNMFALQIIDHDTCVVHVREMTHSYVNPSNVIGREHDKNEIVNLLVEDGDRESLSVIPIVGIEGLGKTTLAKLIFNDSNINAFFLLKVWVCVSDDFELKNVLVKILNSIPNPTRENFNDFEIEQLQNHLRNTLKGKKFLIVLDDVWNEEYEKWDELKEIIDVGVQGSKILVTTRSHAVAAMMCTKSSNSYLLECLSEENSLSLFVKYAFEDGEEKNHPELLEIGKEIVEKCARLPLALKTVGSSLFSRVDKKEWESIRDNEIWCSK; translated from the coding sequence ATGATTCATCAACCAACTATTCTAGTTACCAACGTTCCAATTGCATTCTTCTCTCCCATGGCCGAATCACTTCTTTTTAGCTACGGAGAATCGATCTTAGGGAGGCTTGCCAATGCTGCCATTGAAGAAGCTTCCCTGGCTCTTGGTGTGCATAGTGAGCTACAACAGATGAAAGAAACTATGACACTTATCAGAAGTGTGCTCTTAGATGCTCAACAAAAGACTCCGCATAGCAGTGCATTGATCGAATGGCTAAGACAGGTCAATTGTGTGTTTTGTGATGCAGAGGAcataattgatgattttgagCGCGAATCGTTGCAGAAGAATGTTGTCAACACCTCTGGTAGCTTCTCAAGTAAGGTACGACGTTTCTTCTCATCAAGTAATCCTGTTGTTTATCGTCTTAGAATGACGCATCGCATTCAAGACATCAACACCAGGTTAGCCAAATTTGCAGCTGATAGAAACATGTTTGCCCTTCAAATCATTGACCATGATACATGTGTTGTGCACGTGAGGGAAATGACTCATTCTTATGTAAACCCTTCCAATGTTATAGGAAGGGAACATGATAAGAATGAGATAGTAAACCTTTTGGTGGAAGATGGTGATCGCGAAAGCCTTTCTGTTATTCCCATTGTGGGAATAGAAGGTTTGGGAAAAACCACGCTTGCTAAGTTGATTTTCAATGACTCCAACATTAATGCATTTTTTCTGTTGAAGGTGTGGGTTTGTGTCTCTGATGATTTTGAACTTAAAAATGTGCTTGTCAAAATTCTTAATTCTATTCCAAACCCAACCAGAGAAAACTTCAATGACTTTGAGATAGAGCAACTTCAAAATCATTTGAGAAATACACTTAAAGGTAAGAAGTTCTTGATTGTGTTGGATGACGTGTGGAACGAGGAATATGAAAAATGGGATGAGTTGAAGGAAATAATAGACGTGGGTGTTCAAGGGAGTAAAATCCTAGTGACTACTCGAAGCCATGCAGTAGCTGCCATGATGTGCACTAAATCCTCAAATTCATACCTTCTTGAATGTCTCTCTGAAGAGAATTCTCTTTCTCTATTTGTGAAATATGCTTTTGAAGATGGAGAGGAGAAAAACCATCCGGAACTATTGGAGATTGGGAAAGAAATCGTAGAAAAATGTGCAAGGTTACCATTGGCACTAAAAACGGTAGGAAGTTCGTTGTTTTCGAGGGTTGATAAGAAAGAATGGGAGTCTATAAGAGACAATGAGATTTGGTgttcaaaataa